A DNA window from Arachis duranensis cultivar V14167 chromosome 3, aradu.V14167.gnm2.J7QH, whole genome shotgun sequence contains the following coding sequences:
- the LOC107477151 gene encoding dirigent protein 24-like produces the protein MANNLALLNLFHLFFLLSYAKSDDKVMDSITFFMHDILGGSTPSERIVAGAITNTQTTKIPFSKPNNRIIPMKGSIPIVDDRSSIVYASPTTVMVKDTGKNKVIIDKNNNNNKNVPYVKPNQLPLGATTLENLLFGRITVIDDEITRGVELGAEVIGKAQGFHVATSLDGSSRTMAFTAIFHNEKDDQDEEEEEEDGVSFFGVHRTAAQESYLAVVGGTGKYSNAKGYAKIQTLLPPSIDHYITNGVETLLHITVYLSWI, from the coding sequence atggcCAACAATCTTGCACTCCTTAACCTCTTccacctcttcttcctcttaagCTATGCAAAATCAGATGATAAAGTCATGGATTCAATAACTTTCTTCATGCATGATATCTTAGGTGGATCAACCCCTTCTGAGAGAATTGTTGCTGGTGCCATCACCAATACACAAACCACTAAGATTCCATTCTCAAAACCAAATAACAGGATCATACCAATGAAAGGTAGCATACCAATTGTTGATGATAGGTCTAGCATTGTTTATGCTTCACCAACAACAGTGATGGTAAAAGACACTGGAAAAAACAAGGTGATTATTGAcaagaacaacaataataataagaatgttCCTTATGTGAAACCAAATCAACTTCCATTAGGAGCAACAACACTTGAGAATCTCTTGTTTGGAAGAATAACAGTGATTGATGATGAGATTACAAGAGGGGTTGAGTTGGGGGCAGAGGTTATTGGAAAAGCACAGGGCTTTCATGTGGCTACTTCATTGGATGGAAGTAGCAGAACAATGGCATTCACAGCCATATTTCACAATGAAAAAGATGAtcaagacgaagaagaagaagaagaagatggtgttAGTTTCTTTGGTGTGCATAGAACAGCAGCACAAGAATCATATCTTGCTGTTGTTGGAGGGACAGGAAAATATTCAAATGCAAAAGGGTATGCAAAGATTCAGACACTACTTCCTCCATCAATTGATCATTACATTACTAATGGGGTTGAAACACTTCTTCACATTACTGTTTACCTAAGCTGGATATAG